The following are encoded in a window of Sminthopsis crassicaudata isolate SCR6 chromosome 3, ASM4859323v1, whole genome shotgun sequence genomic DNA:
- the APOA4 gene encoding apolipoprotein A-IV — protein MQPDQVCKLVWDYFNKLSANAKDAMEQQQKSEFNQQLNTLFQDKCGEASTQTDDLKKKVVPFAMELPCCLVRDSEKLKEQIRRELEELRQQLQPNQEQVCQKMNENVQTLKQCLGSHANELQNSLNENAEHLRQQLCGQLESAMKDNINCVQAALAPFACDFKDKVHQHVDKMKCQLTPYADQLQEKIDQHIAELQKTLCPFAKGAQEQLNRQLECLAFQMKKNVDQLRNKISDNAEDLKQKLSPCAEEMRGRQPRNPEEMHQSLTKMNVNVDRQIDEFRRNMKPCGESFNKALVHNLEELKQKLGPPRSCGVTDHLSLLEKDLRDKVNNFFNSLKESQEEMICYPKS, from the exons ATGCAGCCTGACCAAGTATGCAAGCTGGTATGGGACTACTTCAACAAGTTAAGCGCCAATGCCAAGGATGCTATGGAACAGCAACAGAAGTCGGAGTTCAACCAGCAACTCAA CACACTTTTCCAGGATAAATGTGGGGAGGCTAGCACCCAGACTGATGACTTAAAGAAAAAGGTGGTTCCTTTTGCCATGGAATTGCCTTGCTGTCTGGTCCGGGACTCAGAAAAGCTCAAGGAACAGATCCGGAGAGAGCTGGAGGAGCTCAGACAGCAACTCCAGCCCAATCAGGAACAGGTCTGCCAGAAGATGAATGAAAATGTGCAGACCTTGAAGCAGTGCCTGGGGTCCCATGCCAACGAACTCCAGAACAGCCTCAATGAGAACGCCGAGCACCTCCGGCAGCAGCTCTGTGGCCAGTTGGAGTCAGCCATGAAGGATAACATCAACTGTGTACAGGCAGCCCTGGCCCCCTTTGCCTGTGATTTCAAGGACAAGGTTCACCAACATGTGGACAAGATGAAGTGCCAGCTCACCCCTTACGCAGACCAGCTCCAGGAAAAGATCGACCAGCACATTGCGGAGCTTCAGAAGACCCTTTGCCCCTTTGCCAAAGGTGCCCAAGAGCAGCTCAACCGCCAGCTGGAATGCCTGGCCTTCCAGATGAAGAAGAACGTGGATCAGCTGAGGAACAAGATCTCTGACAACGCAGAGGATCTGAAGCAAAAGCTGAGCCCCTGTGCCGAGGAGATGCGGGGGAGGCAGCCCAGAAACCCTGAAGAGATGCACCAGTCCTTGACCAAGATGAATGTAAATGTAGACCGGCAGATTGATGAGTTCCGTAGGAATATGAAGCCATGTGGGGAGAGCTTCAACAAGGCCTTGGTACATAATCTGGAAGAGCTCAAGCAGAAACTGGGGCCACCCCGCTCTTGTGGGGTGACAGACCACCTCAGCTTGTTGGAGAAGGACTTGAGGGACAAAGTCAACAACTTTTTCAACAGCCTCAAGGAGTCTCAGGAAGAGATGATATGTTACCCCAAGTCTTAG